In the Acidovorax sp. A79 genome, one interval contains:
- a CDS encoding DUF2721 domain-containing protein, giving the protein MALTLDSSAITHGIQLAVAPVFLLTAVSGMIGAVAGRLARIIDRARVVEDRARANTEPEFLARAYSELADLRLRGRLANGCIGLLTFCAFLIGTTIILLFLGETTNFQSNRLAVAGFLAGVASFLLALVCFLTETLLATRLLNFHMLQQEVEGKKP; this is encoded by the coding sequence ATGGCCCTTACCCTTGATTCCTCCGCCATCACCCACGGCATCCAGCTGGCGGTGGCGCCCGTGTTTTTGCTCACGGCCGTGTCCGGCATGATCGGCGCCGTCGCGGGCCGGCTGGCCCGCATCATCGACCGGGCCCGCGTGGTGGAAGACCGCGCCCGTGCCAACACCGAGCCCGAGTTTCTGGCCCGCGCCTACAGCGAGCTGGCAGATCTGCGGCTGCGCGGGCGGCTGGCCAACGGGTGCATCGGGCTGCTCACGTTCTGCGCGTTCCTGATCGGCACCACCATCATCCTGCTGTTCCTGGGCGAGACCACCAACTTCCAGTCCAACCGGCTGGCGGTGGCGGGCTTCCTGGCGGGAGTCGCGTCGTTCTTGCTGGCGCTGGTGTGTTTCCTGACCGAGACGCTGCTGGCCACGCGGTTGCTCAACTTCCACATGCTGCAGCAAGAGGTGGAAGGTAAAAAGCCATGA